From the genome of Lysinibacter sp. HNR:
TAAGTCGGATTCGCTGCACTCTGCCGTTGTTGAGATCATCGTGAAGAAGAACGCCCGCGTTCGCTACACCACGATCCAGAACTGGTCCACCAATGTTTACAACCTGGTGACCAAGCGTGCAATTGCAGAAGAGGGTGCAACCATGGAGTGGATTGACGGAAACATCGGCTCCAAGGTAACCATGAAATACCCCTCAATCTTCCTCATGGGGGAGCACGCCAAAGGGGAGACTCTGTCGGTGGCCTTCGCGGGTCCCGGTCAGCATCAGGACACCGGAGCCAAGATGATCCACATGGCTCCCCACACGCAATCCTCTATTCTTGCGAAGTCGATTGCTCGTGGCGGAGGACGCTCCGGATACCGTGGAGAAGTCAGAGTGGACGCCAACGCGCACCACTCGGCCAACTCTGTTGTGTGCGATGCCCTACTGGTGGACACCATTTCACGCTCAGATACCTATCCCGCAATCGATATTCGCGTTGACGATGTTGTTCTTGGGCACGAGGCCACGGTGTCTCGAGTGAGCGAGGAACAGCTGTTTTATCTCATGAGCCGCGGAGTCTCTGAAGAAGAGGCGATGGCCATGATCGTTCGAGGGTTTATTGAACCGATTTCACGCGAGCTACCCATGGAGTACGCTCTCGAACTCAACAAACTCATCGAAATGGGCATGGAAGGATCCGTCGGTTAGTCATGACACAAACGACACCCAGTATGGCAGCATCCGCTACAGCCAAAGAGTCAACCGGCAGTGAACAGCACGGAATGAAGGCCCACTCGGATGGTGGATGGACGGTAGTCCCCGTGCAGGTTCGCTCAGAGCGCTACACGTCATTCGAGGTAGCCGACTTTGCTCGAGTCACGGGGCGCGAGGCTACCTGGAAGCTCACTCCCGTTGATCGTATTGATGCTCTTCTGCACTCCGATCTTGAGGGATCGCGCTTTGAATACAGCGCGCAGAGTGTGGAGGGCATCTCGCTCTCGTGGGTTCCGCGTACGGATGCCCGCATCGGCACCGCAGGAAAACCCGAGGAACGTGGTTCGGCTAACGCCTGGACACACTTTACGGAGGCTCTCCTCATCGAGGTGATGGGCGAGCAAGACAAGGTAATCAACGTTACACGTCGCGACCTGGGTAGCATTCCTCGCGCCGCACACATTGTGATTAGCGCGGCCCCCCTGAGCCGGGGCACGGTTATCATTGAAAACTTTGGAAGCGCAGAGCTCAGCGAAAATGTTGAAATCATTGTGGGGGAGCAGGCAGAACTCACGGTTGTCACGAGTCAGGAGTGGGCAGATGACGCACACCACCTGGCCACCCACTTTGCCGCAATCGGTCGCGATGCCAAACTCAAGCACATTGTTGTTTCTCTGGGCGGTGACGTGGTACGGGTTAACCCGTCCGTACATCTCAAAACCGAAGGCGGGGATATCGAGGCGCTGGGGGCATACTTCAGTGATGCCGGCCAACACCTGGAGCAGCACGTCTACATCAATCACAACGCCCCACACACCAAGAGCCGAGTAACCTACAAGGGCGCGCTCCAGGGTGAGGGTGCACGAACCGTATGGATTGGTGACGTTCTCATTCAGCAGAACGCCACGGGAACCGACTCCTACGAACAGAATCGAAACCTGGTTCTGAGTGATGGCACCCGGGCCGACTCTATTCCCAACCTCGAGATCCAAACCGGTGATATCGAGGGTGCCGGTCATGCCTCGGCCACCGGGCGCTTTGATGACGAGCAGCTTTTTTATCTCCAGTCCCGCGGAATCGCGGAAGCTGAGGCACGTCGTCTTGTTGTGCGTGGCTTCTTGCTGGAGGTGGTGCAGCGTATTGGTAACGAAGAACTCGAAGAACGTCTCAACCTTGCAATTGAAGAGTCTCTTAACCGATCTCTCATCATGGCTAGTGAGGCTCGGTAGCTAGGTGTCTGTTACACGCGTATGCTCGGTTGACGAGCTCACCACTAATCAGGCGCGGCGAATTGTTCTTGAGGGCGTCGCTATCGCCCTGGTAAAAGACTCCGCCGGCGAGGTTTACGCCATCGGTGACACCTGCACCCACGGCGACATCAGCCTCTCGGAGGGCTTTGTCGAGGGAGACACTCTTGAGTGCTGGGCTCACGGTTCAGCATTTTCCCTCAAAACGGGTCAGCCAAAAACGCTACCCGCCTACGAACCCGTACCCGTTTATGAAGTCACGATTCAAGACGGCAACATTTTTATTGACCCCACTGTAACGAAAGAGATAACGGAATGAGCTCAGTACTGGAGATTAAGAACCTTCACGTTAGCGTAGAAACCGAGCAGGGGAGCGCGCAGATCCTCCGGGGAGTTGACCTCACCATTAAGCAGGGTGAAATTCACGCCGTGATGGGGCCAAACGGCTCGGGAAAATCAACCCTGGCCTACACCATTGCGGGACACCCGAAGTACACGGTTGACGAGGGGGCGATCACTCTCGATGGCGAAGATGTCCTTGAGATGTCCGTGGATGAGCGTGCCCGTGCCGGACTTTTCTTAGCTATGCAGTACCCGGTTGAGATCCCGGGTGTTACCAACACTAATTTCTTACGCACGGCCAAGACCGCAATCGATGGGGAAGCTCCCGCAATCCGCGGATGGGTAAAAGACGTTCGTGAGGCCATGGACAACCTTAAGATGGATCGTGCATTTGGAGAGCGCAACGTTAACGAGGGCTTTTCGGGGGGCGAGAAAAAGCGCAACGAGATCCTTCAACTGGAGCTGCTCAAGCCCACGTTTGCTGTTCTTGATGAGACCGACTCCGGCCTAGACGTTGATGCGCTCAAGATCGTTTCCGAGGGGGTTAACCGCGCTCACCAAAAGAATAACCTTGGGCTCTTGCTGATCACGCACTACACGCGTATCCTACGTTATATCAAGCCTGATTTTGTTCACGTTTTTGTTGAGGGTAAGGTAGCCGATCAAGGCGGTCCCGAACTCGCAGACCGCCTTGAAGAAGAAGGCTACGATCGCTACCTCACCCCCTCCGTTTAGGATCTAGGAGAGCACATGTCTACAACGGTAACTTCTCTCGCCCCAGACTTTTACGAGCAGGCTATCGAAGCGCTCAAAGACGTCTCGGATCCTGAGCTGGGGGTCAACATTGTTGACCTCGGTCTTGTGTATGACCTGGGCTGGGATGAAGAAAATGAGGCCCTTGTCATTAGCATGACACTCACCTCCGCCGGTTGTCCTCTCACCGATGTGATTGAGAACGATGTTGCGGAGGCCCTTGACGGGTTGGTTCGCGCTTTCCGCATCAATTGGGTGTGGATGCCACCGTGGGGGCAGGAAAGAATCACCGATGACGGACGCGACATGATGCGTGCCCTGGGGTTCTCAATTTAGCTCTATAAACTATGTGTTTGAGCACCAGTCTCACTGAGGCTGGTGCTCAAACATGCTTAAGACTTTACCTGGGCGCTACCGAGCCCAACACCGGAAAGGAAGCACCGCACCACTATGCTTGCCGTGGAAAACGTTGCGATTGACGTTGGAGCCCGTCGACTCATGTCCGAGGTGAGTTTTCGAGTTGCACCCGGTGACAAGATTGGCTTAGTCGGCCGAAACGGTGCGGGAAAGACAACGTTAACAAAGCACCTTGCGGGAGATCTGCAACCCTCGGAGGGCAAGATCACTCGTGGGGGCGAGGTGG
Proteins encoded in this window:
- the sufD gene encoding Fe-S cluster assembly protein SufD, with protein sequence MKAHSDGGWTVVPVQVRSERYTSFEVADFARVTGREATWKLTPVDRIDALLHSDLEGSRFEYSAQSVEGISLSWVPRTDARIGTAGKPEERGSANAWTHFTEALLIEVMGEQDKVINVTRRDLGSIPRAAHIVISAAPLSRGTVIIENFGSAELSENVEIIVGEQAELTVVTSQEWADDAHHLATHFAAIGRDAKLKHIVVSLGGDVVRVNPSVHLKTEGGDIEALGAYFSDAGQHLEQHVYINHNAPHTKSRVTYKGALQGEGARTVWIGDVLIQQNATGTDSYEQNRNLVLSDGTRADSIPNLEIQTGDIEGAGHASATGRFDDEQLFYLQSRGIAEAEARRLVVRGFLLEVVQRIGNEELEERLNLAIEESLNRSLIMASEAR
- a CDS encoding non-heme iron oxygenase ferredoxin subunit; amino-acid sequence: MSVTRVCSVDELTTNQARRIVLEGVAIALVKDSAGEVYAIGDTCTHGDISLSEGFVEGDTLECWAHGSAFSLKTGQPKTLPAYEPVPVYEVTIQDGNIFIDPTVTKEITE
- the sufC gene encoding Fe-S cluster assembly ATPase SufC — encoded protein: MSSVLEIKNLHVSVETEQGSAQILRGVDLTIKQGEIHAVMGPNGSGKSTLAYTIAGHPKYTVDEGAITLDGEDVLEMSVDERARAGLFLAMQYPVEIPGVTNTNFLRTAKTAIDGEAPAIRGWVKDVREAMDNLKMDRAFGERNVNEGFSGGEKKRNEILQLELLKPTFAVLDETDSGLDVDALKIVSEGVNRAHQKNNLGLLLITHYTRILRYIKPDFVHVFVEGKVADQGGPELADRLEEEGYDRYLTPSV
- a CDS encoding metal-sulfur cluster assembly factor, coding for MSTTVTSLAPDFYEQAIEALKDVSDPELGVNIVDLGLVYDLGWDEENEALVISMTLTSAGCPLTDVIENDVAEALDGLVRAFRINWVWMPPWGQERITDDGRDMMRALGFSI